GTAATGATGGCTGGTAAAGTGGCTGTTGTTTGTGGTTATGGTGATGTGGGTAAAGGTTCAGCAGAATCGTTAAGCTCGCAAGGTGTACGTGTTATTGTTACCGAAATTGATCCGATCTGTGCTTTACAGGCTGCAATGGAAGGTTATGAAGTTAAAAAACTGGCTAATGCCATTAAAGAAGCAGATATTGTAGTAACCACTACCGGTAACTGTGATATCGTTCGCGAACAACATTTCAGAGCATTAAAAGATAAGGCAATTGTTTGTAACATCGGTCACTTTGATAACGAAATCGATATGGCTTGGTTAAACGGTGCTTATGGCGATACCAAAGTGGAGATTAAACCTCAGGTTGATAAATATACCATCGATGGTAAAGATGTAATCATCTTAGCCGAAGGTCGTTTGGTTAACTTAGGCTGTGCAACTGGTCACCCAAGTTTTGTAATGAGTAACTCATTTACCAACCAAACTTTGGCTCAATTAGAGCTTTGGACCAACACTGGCGCTTACGAAAACAAAGTATATACTTTGCCTAAACATTTAGATGAAAAAGTTGCCCGTTTACACTTAGAAAAAATCGGTGTAGAATTAGATGTTTTGGATCAACACCAGGCTGATTATATCGGTGTACCGGTAGAAGGTCCTTTCAAAGCAGACACTTACAGGTACTAGTCCTGAGTCTTCAGTCGAGAGTCTGAAGTCGATATTATGAAGAGGGATGTGCAAATTGCATATCCCTTTTTTTATTCCTC
The nucleotide sequence above comes from Pedobacter riviphilus. Encoded proteins:
- the ahcY gene encoding adenosylhomocysteinase is translated as MSSVETTYIPYKVKDISLAEWGRKEIELAEAEMPGLMSLRKEFGPSQPLKGARIAGCLHMTIQTAVLIETLVALGAEVTWSSCNIFSTQDHAAAAIAAAGIQVYAWKGLNEEEFDWCIEQTLHFGPEQQPLNMILDDGGDLTNMVFDRFPELIANIKGLSEETTTGVHRLYERMKNGTLHLPAINVNDSVTKSKFDNKYGCRESLVDAIRRATDVMMAGKVAVVCGYGDVGKGSAESLSSQGVRVIVTEIDPICALQAAMEGYEVKKLANAIKEADIVVTTTGNCDIVREQHFRALKDKAIVCNIGHFDNEIDMAWLNGAYGDTKVEIKPQVDKYTIDGKDVIILAEGRLVNLGCATGHPSFVMSNSFTNQTLAQLELWTNTGAYENKVYTLPKHLDEKVARLHLEKIGVELDVLDQHQADYIGVPVEGPFKADTYRY